One Scylla paramamosain isolate STU-SP2022 chromosome 7, ASM3559412v1, whole genome shotgun sequence DNA window includes the following coding sequences:
- the LOC135101781 gene encoding trichohyalin-like, protein MKLVPPNRRHYVVGRCDELLQKLQEKYRGVLWCMPRASDREALGIKIQGSRRHVTTLQEGIASSLQEAEARLKKEHETREAQKERARVTLLEDPMKQVAALQEAIAVRLQDVEARLKKEWERRRVEESAGDGRRAAEPPPSVDRIQGGKSSSGCSSRRRHTGHRRSCSQQEEECRAQARLQHHHETRTAQAQLQHQQEARRAQARLQQQEEAHRAQARLQQQEEACRAQEEARRTQARLQQQEKACRAHVRLQHQEEARRAQARLQQQEETHRAQALLQQQEEAHRAQARLQCCSRKRHAGNNHGCSSRKRHAGHRRGCSSMKRRRAKAQLQQQEEARRAQARLQQQEEARRAQAWLQQQEEARRAKARLQQAQAQLQQQEEARRAQARLQQHEEARRAQARLQQQEEACRSLARLQQQDEARTVQAWLQQQEEARRAQARLQQQEEARRGQARLYQYQKARRAQQQEEARRAKAQLQQQEEARRAQARLQQQEEGRRAQVQLQQQEEARRAQTRLQQQEEARRAQAWL, encoded by the exons ATGAAGCTCGTGCCACCCAACAGAAGACACTACGTGGTGGGTCGTTGCGATGAGTTGTTGCAAAAATTGCAAGAAAAATACAGAGGCGTCCTGTGGTGCATGCCGCGCGCGTCAGACAGAGAGGCGCTGGGCATCAAGATTCAGGGCTCGAGGCGACACGTGACCACACTACAGGAGGGAATCGCCAGTAGCCTTCAGGAGGCGGAGGCGCGTCTGAAGAAGGAACACGAGACACGCGAGGCACAGAAGGAGCGAGCGAGAGTGACACTTCTGGAGGACCCCATGAAACAGGTGGCGGCTCTACAGGAAGCAATTGCCGTGCGCCTACAGGATGTGGAGGCGCGGCTCaagaaggagtgggagaggcGACGCGTTGAGGAAAGTGCAGGTGACGGTCGCCGTGCCGCCGAACCGCCGCCATCTGTTGACCGGATCCAAGGGGGGAA ATCGAGTAGCGgctgcagcagcaggaggaggcacaCAGGGCACAGGCGCAGCTGcagccagcaggaggaggaatgcagggCACAGGCGCGACTGCAGCATCACCATGAGACACGTACGGCACAAGCGCAGCTGCAGCACCAGCAGGAGGCACGCAGGGCACAAGCACGgctgcagcagcaggaggaggcacaCAGGGCACAAGCGCGactgcagcagcaggaggaggcatgCAGGGCACAA gaggaggcacGCAGGACACAAGCGCGgctgcagcagcaggagaaggcaTGCAGGGCACATGTGCGGCTACAGCACCAGGAAGAGGCACGCAGGGCACAGGCGCGgctgcagcagcaggaagagacaCACAGGGCACAAGcgctgctgcagcagcaggaagaggcacACAGGGCACAGGCGCGGCTGCAGTGCTGCAGCAGGAAGAGGCACGCAGGGAACAATCACGgctgcagcagcaggaagaggcacGCAGGGCACAGGCGTGGCTGCAGCAGCATGAAGAGACGCAGGGCGAAGGCACAGCTGCAGCAGCAAGAAGAGGCACGCAGGGCACAGGCGCGgctgcagcagcaggaagaggcacGCAGGGCACAAGCGTGgctgcagcagcaggaggaggcgcgCAGGGCAAAAGCGCGGCTGCAGCA GGCACAGgcacagctgcagcagcaggaggaggcacgCAGGGCACAAGCGCGGCTGCAGCAGCACGAAGAGGCACGCAGGGCACAGGCGCGgctgcagcagcaggaagaagcATGCAGGTCACTGGCGCGGTTGCAGCAGCAGGACGAGGCGCGCACGGTGCAGGCGTGgctgcagcagcaggaagaggcacGCAGGGCACAGGCGCGgctgcagcagcaggaagaggcacGCAGGGGACAGGCGCGGCTGTATCAGTATCAAAAGGCACGCAGGGCACAG cagcaggaagaggcacGCAGAGCAAAGgcgcagctgcagcagcaggaagaggcacGCAGGGCACAGGCACGgctgcagcagcaggaagagggacGCAGGGCACAagtgcagctgcagcagcaggaagaggcacGCAGGGCACAGACGCGgctgcagcagcaggaagaggcacGCAGGGCACAAGCGTGGCTGTAA